From the genome of Streptomyces ficellus:
CGGGCGCGGCGACGACGTTGCCGACGAGCCGGATGCGCGGGGCGTCGGCCAGTTCGACGACGGCGACGTTGTAGCGCGGGGCGAGGGCGGCGTAGGCGGGCAGGAGGGGCGGGTGGGGGACGACGTACGACCAGACGCGGCCGCGTCCGCTCATCAGGCGCCACTCGTCGTCGAACGACTGGCAGTGCGGGCAGCAGGGGCGGGGTGGGAAGCGCAGTTCGCCGCAGCGGGCACAGCCCTGGACGCGCAGTTCGCCCCGGGCGGCGTACGCCCAGAAGGGGGCGCCGTCCTCGTCGGTGACGGGTTCGAGCACGGTCTCAGCTCCTCAGCAGCAGCGCGGACGTGGGAACCCCTTCACCCGCCGTGACCAGGCAGGTCGCGGCGCCGGGCACCTGCGCGGTGCTGGTGCCGCGCAGTTGCTTGACGCCCTCGGTGATGAGGTTGAAGCCGTGGACGTACGCCTCGCTGAGCCCGCCGCCACCGGTGTTGAGGGGCAGCCGCCCGCCAATCTCCAGGGCGCCGCCCTCGGTGAAGGCGGCCCCCTCGCCGCGTCCGCAGAACCCGTAGCCCTCCAGGGAGAGCGGCACGAGCGCGGTGAACGCGTCGTAGATCTGCGCCACGTCGACGTCGT
Proteins encoded in this window:
- a CDS encoding Zn-ribbon domain-containing OB-fold protein gives rise to the protein MLEPVTDEDGAPFWAYAARGELRVQGCARCGELRFPPRPCCPHCQSFDDEWRLMSGRGRVWSYVVPHPPLLPAYAALAPRYNVAVVELADAPRIRLVGNVVAAPGAPIDSVDPARLRIGAPVRVSFDGALPRWVPERS